One Aureibacillus halotolerans DNA segment encodes these proteins:
- a CDS encoding VOC family protein has protein sequence MSTLTAGQIFVNLPVKDIKRTTTFFTALGFEFNPQFSNENTGCMVISEHIFVMLLEEARFKDFTKKDIVDASKGTEAILCLSATSREAVDELVNKAVAAGATTPNEVQDHGFMYGWGFEDLDGHLWELMYMDPSAFE, from the coding sequence ATGTCAACGTTAACTGCTGGACAAATCTTTGTCAATTTACCTGTAAAAGACATTAAACGTACGACGACGTTTTTTACCGCATTAGGATTTGAATTCAATCCACAATTTTCTAATGAAAATACAGGATGCATGGTCATTAGCGAACATATTTTTGTCATGCTTCTTGAGGAAGCACGCTTCAAAGATTTTACTAAAAAAGACATCGTTGACGCGTCCAAAGGTACTGAAGCGATTCTTTGCTTGTCCGCAACGAGTCGTGAAGCAGTTGACGAATTAGTCAATAAAGCTGTTGCAGCCGGGGCAACGACACCAAATGAAGTTCAGGATCATGGCTTTATGTACGGCTGGGGTTTTGAAGACTTGGACGGTCACCTTTGGGAACTCATGTATATGGATCCTAGCGCGTTCGAATAA
- a CDS encoding ZIP family metal transporter, with translation MWSAVLWGGIAGSATLLGALAVLFFSIPKQLIAYIMALGTGALIGATLYELLEDSLQISNIVVISIGFFSGAVIFTLFDYLVTKKGGEKRKHSSRGMKQAGGAGLAIFFGTIMDALPESAMIGLSLMERHSVSLSLVIAIFISNFPEGLSSTEGLQKSGFARKHILMMWTSVLLVSALSSLAGASLLVHATNDIKAGMSAFAGGGIIAMVASTMMPEAYKEGGPVVGFFTAIGVFISLTLNHLG, from the coding sequence ATGTGGAGTGCAGTTTTATGGGGAGGCATCGCTGGTTCGGCAACCTTGCTGGGCGCTTTGGCAGTCTTGTTTTTTTCCATTCCTAAACAGCTGATTGCGTACATTATGGCACTGGGCACAGGAGCTTTGATTGGCGCAACATTATACGAGTTGCTAGAGGATTCGCTACAGATCAGCAATATTGTCGTTATTTCCATTGGCTTTTTTTCGGGTGCCGTGATATTCACGCTTTTTGATTATCTTGTGACGAAAAAAGGTGGCGAAAAACGGAAGCATTCCTCTCGCGGAATGAAGCAAGCTGGCGGTGCTGGCCTTGCCATTTTCTTCGGTACGATAATGGATGCCTTACCTGAATCGGCCATGATTGGTCTCAGCTTAATGGAACGCCACAGCGTAAGCCTCTCACTTGTGATTGCCATTTTTATAAGCAATTTTCCTGAAGGTCTTTCAAGTACTGAAGGACTTCAAAAAAGCGGCTTTGCAAGGAAGCATATTTTAATGATGTGGACCTCTGTATTGCTAGTCTCAGCTTTAAGCTCGCTTGCAGGCGCCTCGTTGCTCGTGCATGCAACCAATGACATTAAGGCGGGAATGAGCGCCTTCGCTGGTGGTGGCATTATCGCTATGGTCGCCTCTACAATGATGCCAGAAGCGTATAAGGAAGGCGGACCTGTTGTCGGCTTTTTTACTGCGATCGGTGTTTTTATTTCGTTGACTTTAAATCACCTTGGATAG
- a CDS encoding DUF1801 domain-containing protein: MDEQKTKQTDGSVIEFLEQIERSAKKTDAYQLLDLFTEVSGHPAKMWGPSIIGFGSYHYTYASGHEGDAPLVGFSPRKTNFSLYFATGDEQREALLAKLGKHKAGKACVYINKLADIDETALIELINQSIAFLQETYPD, translated from the coding sequence ATGGATGAGCAAAAGACGAAACAAACGGATGGTAGTGTAATAGAATTTCTTGAGCAGATTGAGCGTTCTGCGAAAAAAACCGATGCTTATCAATTATTGGATTTGTTCACAGAAGTCTCTGGCCACCCTGCAAAAATGTGGGGTCCAAGCATTATAGGCTTTGGTTCCTATCATTATACGTACGCTTCTGGTCACGAAGGCGATGCTCCCCTAGTCGGTTTTTCACCACGCAAAACAAATTTTAGTCTCTACTTTGCCACAGGCGATGAACAACGTGAAGCTTTATTGGCAAAGCTCGGCAAACACAAAGCTGGTAAGGCCTGTGTGTATATCAATAAACTAGCGGACATTGACGAAACTGCCCTCATTGAACTTATTAATCAGTCTATCGCCTTTTTGCAAGAAACGTATCCCGATTGA
- a CDS encoding manganese-dependent inorganic pyrophosphatase, protein MKTLVFGHKNPDTDTITSAIVYASLKQQMGLDAEAIRLGEVNGETAYALEYFNVEAPRFVERVAEEAKDVILVDHNEPLQSANDIDQVRIVEVVDHHRISGFQTAEPLYYRAEPVGCTATILNKLFKEHGVEVSKVNAGLMLSAIISDSLLFQSPTCTEEDKAAAAELAAIAEVDVNEYGLAMLKAGASLAGKTAKELISIDAKEFSMGVHRVEIAQINTVDVQEVLALRSELLAEMTTSVSEKNLDLFLLVITDIIKSDSTGLVLGLSEDKAAKAFEQNIIDQVIPLPGVVSRKKQVVPVLTEVLG, encoded by the coding sequence ATGAAAACATTAGTGTTTGGTCATAAAAATCCGGATACCGATACAATTACTTCAGCAATTGTATATGCGTCTCTGAAGCAACAAATGGGCTTGGATGCTGAGGCCATTCGCCTTGGGGAAGTCAACGGAGAGACAGCTTACGCATTAGAGTACTTTAATGTAGAAGCTCCTCGTTTCGTTGAACGTGTAGCTGAGGAGGCAAAGGATGTCATCCTTGTCGACCATAATGAGCCACTCCAAAGTGCAAATGATATCGATCAAGTGCGCATTGTTGAAGTGGTTGACCATCATCGCATTTCTGGCTTTCAAACCGCAGAGCCCCTTTATTATCGTGCCGAACCGGTAGGCTGTACAGCGACGATTTTAAACAAGTTGTTTAAGGAGCATGGGGTTGAAGTCTCTAAAGTCAATGCTGGATTAATGCTCTCGGCCATTATTTCTGACTCACTATTGTTCCAATCTCCAACGTGTACAGAGGAGGACAAGGCAGCGGCAGCTGAGCTTGCGGCCATTGCGGAAGTGGACGTCAATGAATATGGTCTCGCCATGCTTAAGGCCGGTGCATCCTTGGCTGGAAAAACAGCGAAAGAGCTCATCTCCATTGATGCGAAGGAATTTTCAATGGGTGTGCATCGTGTAGAAATTGCCCAGATTAACACGGTTGATGTCCAGGAAGTGCTTGCGTTGAGATCTGAATTGCTGGCAGAAATGACAACGTCCGTCAGTGAGAAGAACCTCGATCTCTTTTTGCTTGTGATTACTGACATTATTAAGAGTGATTCGACAGGCCTCGTACTTGGATTATCCGAAGATAAAGCAGCCAAAGCCTTTGAACAAAACATCATTGATCAAGTCATTCCATTGCCTGGTGTTGTATCACGGAAAAAGCAAGTCGTCCCTGTGCTTACAGAAGTACTCGGATAA
- a CDS encoding LysE family translocator → MDVPVVLSFLGVAILVTLAPGPDNLFVLAQSMTYGKRAGFATSLGLCTGLLGHTAAAALGISAIVYQSAFAFQVVKWAGALYLLYLAWRAFAERHEEQGADKLKNQSSYALYRKGIVMNVLNPKVSLYFLALLPQFVSVEQGSVPLQMMVLGGLFILQAIVVFTVLSMFAGTLGTTLQRHPRIVHAMQLTKAGLFVILGVRMAFLTK, encoded by the coding sequence TTGGATGTCCCTGTTGTTTTATCTTTTCTTGGTGTCGCCATACTAGTCACCCTGGCGCCAGGACCAGATAATTTGTTTGTGCTCGCTCAGAGCATGACGTATGGAAAAAGGGCAGGTTTCGCTACATCGCTCGGCTTATGTACGGGTCTTCTTGGTCATACGGCAGCAGCGGCACTAGGCATTTCTGCGATTGTGTACCAGTCCGCCTTTGCTTTTCAAGTCGTCAAATGGGCAGGCGCTTTGTATTTGTTGTATCTCGCTTGGCGAGCTTTCGCTGAGCGTCATGAGGAACAGGGAGCGGACAAATTGAAGAACCAAAGCTCTTATGCTTTGTATCGAAAGGGTATTGTCATGAATGTGTTGAACCCTAAAGTGTCCCTCTACTTTCTCGCGCTGTTGCCGCAATTTGTGTCTGTTGAGCAGGGCTCGGTTCCATTACAGATGATGGTCCTCGGTGGATTGTTTATTCTTCAAGCCATTGTTGTTTTCACCGTTTTGTCTATGTTTGCCGGTACTCTTGGAACGACACTGCAACGTCATCCGCGGATTGTTCATGCGATGCAACTGACAAAGGCAGGATTGTTTGTTATTCTTGGTGTTCGCATGGCGTTTTTGACAAAATAG
- the metG gene encoding methionine--tRNA ligase produces MTVFIGGAWPYANGSLHIGHVASLLPGDVLARFFRQCGEEVLYVSGSDCNGTPISIRARQEGVSTTEIADRFHEEFSTTFATLGFSYDVYSRTDCEQHHVVVQELFKELYDNGWIYEKETEQTYCINCAQFLPDRYVEGQCPSCGRQARGDQCDFCATILDPLDLLQKTCKLCGDVPETRKTTHLYLALSQWQRALETFVETAANEKRWRDNAIQLSKRYLHESLRDRAVSRDLPNGVPVPIEGFTTKKIYVWIEAVAGYLSASLKWEKTSGQSALPFWSEGAKAYYVHGKDNIPFHTIIWPALLMGTNRGDHPTHIISSEYMTLEKKKLSTSQNWAVWVKETLERYEPDSLRYYLLMNAPEQRDADFSWREFIYSHNSELLGAYGNFVNRTLIFIEKSYPEGLQHCQVGNGTLERITELYSQVGDCLEAGHCKKAIELIFHAIRDCNVYFDRREPWIQVRKEPTDAECTLATCLVWIANFAQLLAPFLPFSSEKVKQLLGLQEFNWFVIRHVPRLELSPEPLFSRIDLTRIDEERVRLEKRKL; encoded by the coding sequence ATGACGGTGTTTATTGGAGGGGCGTGGCCATATGCCAATGGTTCATTACACATAGGGCATGTGGCGAGTCTTTTGCCAGGTGATGTGCTTGCAAGGTTTTTTCGACAATGTGGGGAGGAGGTGCTGTATGTTTCAGGGTCTGATTGTAATGGAACTCCAATTTCAATTCGTGCACGACAAGAAGGCGTCAGTACGACGGAAATTGCTGATCGTTTTCACGAAGAATTTTCCACTACGTTCGCAACGCTTGGATTTTCGTATGATGTCTACTCGAGAACCGATTGTGAGCAACATCATGTCGTTGTGCAGGAGCTTTTTAAGGAACTGTATGACAATGGGTGGATTTATGAAAAGGAGACTGAACAAACGTACTGCATCAATTGTGCGCAATTCCTCCCAGATCGTTATGTTGAAGGGCAATGTCCTTCATGTGGACGTCAGGCGCGAGGTGATCAATGCGACTTTTGTGCAACTATTTTAGATCCCCTAGACTTGCTGCAAAAAACATGCAAGCTGTGTGGAGATGTCCCAGAAACTAGGAAAACAACCCATCTTTATTTGGCATTAAGTCAATGGCAACGGGCACTTGAAACATTTGTAGAAACAGCTGCAAATGAAAAACGTTGGCGTGACAATGCGATCCAGCTATCAAAGCGTTACCTTCATGAGTCACTCCGGGACCGAGCCGTGTCTCGTGATCTTCCGAATGGGGTGCCAGTGCCGATTGAAGGGTTCACTACTAAGAAAATCTACGTCTGGATTGAAGCTGTTGCTGGCTATTTGTCTGCCAGTCTGAAATGGGAAAAAACAAGCGGGCAAAGTGCGTTGCCTTTTTGGTCAGAGGGGGCAAAGGCATATTATGTTCATGGAAAAGACAATATTCCTTTTCATACAATCATTTGGCCAGCCTTATTGATGGGAACAAATCGTGGAGATCATCCTACCCATATCATCTCAAGTGAGTATATGACGCTTGAAAAAAAGAAACTGTCCACGAGTCAAAATTGGGCCGTGTGGGTTAAAGAGACGTTGGAACGCTATGAACCAGATTCATTACGGTATTATTTGCTCATGAACGCACCGGAGCAACGTGATGCTGATTTTTCTTGGCGGGAGTTTATTTATAGTCACAATAGTGAGCTATTAGGAGCCTATGGGAACTTTGTCAATCGAACATTGATATTCATTGAAAAATCCTATCCAGAGGGATTGCAGCACTGCCAGGTGGGAAACGGGACGCTTGAGCGAATTACAGAGTTGTACTCACAAGTAGGGGATTGTCTGGAAGCTGGGCACTGTAAAAAAGCGATCGAACTGATTTTTCATGCGATCCGTGATTGCAATGTTTATTTTGATCGTCGGGAACCTTGGATTCAGGTACGCAAAGAGCCTACGGACGCCGAATGCACGTTGGCGACCTGCCTTGTTTGGATCGCCAACTTTGCCCAACTCCTTGCGCCGTTTCTGCCTTTTTCAAGTGAGAAAGTGAAACAGCTGCTCGGCTTACAAGAATTCAACTGGTTCGTCATTCGCCATGTTCCGAGGCTTGAATTGTCGCCAGAACCGCTCTTCTCAAGAATTGATCTTACCCGAATTGATGAAGAACGGGTGCGGCTGGAGAAGAGGAAACTCTAA
- a CDS encoding LysR family transcriptional regulator has protein sequence MNIKWLELFCYIVEEGSISSAGRRAFISQPSVTKNIRSLEDVYGILLFQREKNSLTLTDAGELLYPHAKAMLAEYQNSVEAIGHLKDASFSRLNIGASFTLGEYVLPPVIQAYQDVHTHDRVQLAIYNTPTILQMLDMQTIDMAFVEGEVESKSFHAEAIAYDEVILIVDPKHPWANQHHVFARDLLGHAYVSREETSHTRRMVEEHLAKKIQTKELNRCLALSTTQAVKNAVQSGLGFGFVSAATVQHELKHGLLVQVDLADVKLTRPFWCVTKPMRFEKPSAAAFLQLTKKLIDSGSHR, from the coding sequence ATGAATATTAAATGGCTTGAATTGTTTTGTTACATTGTTGAAGAAGGAAGCATAAGCAGTGCGGGACGACGAGCCTTTATTTCGCAGCCCTCTGTGACAAAAAATATACGCTCCTTAGAAGATGTATATGGCATTTTGTTATTTCAACGTGAGAAAAATAGCTTAACGCTGACGGACGCTGGGGAGTTACTGTACCCTCATGCCAAAGCGATGCTCGCCGAATACCAAAATTCAGTAGAGGCGATTGGGCACTTAAAGGATGCATCTTTTTCCCGCTTGAATATTGGCGCCTCCTTTACACTTGGTGAGTACGTTCTGCCGCCTGTGATCCAAGCCTATCAAGATGTACACACCCATGATCGCGTACAGCTTGCGATCTATAACACGCCCACCATTTTACAAATGCTGGACATGCAGACGATTGATATGGCATTTGTTGAAGGGGAAGTTGAGAGTAAATCATTTCACGCCGAAGCGATCGCGTACGACGAAGTCATTCTTATTGTCGATCCTAAGCATCCTTGGGCAAATCAACACCATGTTTTTGCGCGCGACTTGCTTGGACATGCCTATGTGTCTAGAGAAGAGACCTCGCACACGAGACGGATGGTGGAGGAACATCTGGCTAAAAAGATTCAAACGAAAGAGCTTAACCGCTGCTTGGCTTTAAGCACAACACAGGCGGTGAAAAATGCCGTACAGTCAGGTCTTGGCTTTGGTTTTGTGTCCGCTGCAACCGTTCAACATGAACTGAAGCATGGTCTGTTAGTGCAAGTGGACCTGGCAGATGTGAAATTGACGAGACCGTTTTGGTGTGTGACGAAGCCAATGCGGTTTGAAAAGCCATCGGCTGCTGCATTTTTACAGCTGACGAAAAAACTGATTGATTCCGGATCACATAGATAA
- a CDS encoding aldo/keto reductase gives MQNVTLNNGVSMPQLGFGVWQVEDDKATSAVSKALEVGYTSIDTAMIYKNEVGVGKAIKQSDIPREKLFITTKVWNSDQGYDQTLEAFDASLERLGLEYIDLYLIHWPTPKYDNYVDTYKALEKLYKDGRVKAIGVCNFEIEHLQRLLDECDVTPVLNQVECHPGLVQKELKEFCAKHNIFIEAWSPLAQGGDILRDEKLKEIADRHGKTNAQVVLRWHLQNNSIVIPKSVTPSRIEENFDVFNFELTSEEMAFIDGYDSGDRKGAAPNEMHAR, from the coding sequence ATGCAAAATGTAACGCTGAATAATGGTGTGTCGATGCCACAATTAGGTTTTGGTGTTTGGCAAGTCGAAGATGATAAAGCGACTTCCGCAGTTTCTAAAGCGCTGGAGGTAGGCTATACATCGATTGATACAGCGATGATTTATAAAAATGAAGTAGGGGTAGGTAAGGCGATTAAGCAATCTGATATTCCAAGAGAAAAGCTATTCATTACAACAAAGGTATGGAACAGTGATCAAGGCTATGACCAAACTCTTGAAGCTTTTGATGCCAGTCTTGAACGTCTAGGCTTGGAGTACATTGACTTATATTTGATTCATTGGCCTACGCCAAAATATGACAACTATGTGGATACATACAAGGCATTAGAAAAGCTCTATAAAGATGGCAGAGTAAAAGCCATTGGTGTCTGTAACTTTGAGATTGAGCACTTGCAGCGTTTGCTAGACGAGTGCGATGTTACTCCAGTTCTGAATCAGGTGGAGTGCCATCCTGGTCTTGTACAGAAAGAGCTAAAGGAATTTTGTGCGAAGCATAATATTTTCATTGAGGCATGGAGTCCCCTTGCTCAAGGTGGGGATATTCTAAGAGATGAAAAGCTTAAAGAGATTGCAGATCGCCATGGCAAAACCAATGCACAGGTCGTTCTTCGTTGGCATCTGCAAAACAATTCCATTGTGATTCCGAAATCCGTCACACCGTCCCGAATTGAAGAAAATTTTGATGTGTTTAATTTTGAATTGACCTCTGAGGAAATGGCATTTATTGATGGTTACGACAGCGGCGATCGAAAAGGCGCTGCGCCTAACGAGATGCACGCACGATAA
- a CDS encoding FtsX-like permease family protein, producing MTFRQFAFNNVLRNKRIYAAYFLSSLFTVMVFFTFAIFAFHPSLAAENISHAQTGMTVSGGIIYVFSFFFVLYSMGSFLQSRKKEFGLLVMQGMSLRQVRSMVFLENMLIGFLATVGGIGLGLLFAKGILLTAETVITIKTALPFYFPREAIVVTLLSFLLLFLVISFSITLLLRKSKLQRMIKGDVQSKGEPKASVFLATLAVLLLAGGYVVSVNVQGAVVVLALLPVVLVVTIGTYLFFTQASVFLVRLLKRRKSLFWKKTTMLLFSDLAFRMKDNARTFFLVSIISTVAFSAIGTLYGLQSLLLGGIEEDNPYTFNYKVNGDINSPTEDNNLDLIKKTLDRYNIQTESAYAQLNYYELDLNRAILIIPLSVYNEFAQLSGQSPLTLGTNKVTVVTYYDSPSQGMLRFAEDDLVSKVQASVIELTNGQSLMPGDETVIASKVIPETNPYFVVSDEAFQHLPTPVQSNATYVWNTTDAKKQDVIQVGGELKEKVGPLDFAAVDYELYALGQTFGPILFVGLFIGIVFFVSAGSFLYFRLYTDLDSDKEKFKAIAKIGLTNKELNKVITRQTAILFFAPIAVALIHGAVALTAMANGFKANLTVQSGTVLVAFLVIQVIYFLIVRYLYTRQIQAAV from the coding sequence ATGACCTTTCGTCAATTCGCGTTTAACAATGTGCTCCGCAACAAGCGTATTTACGCAGCCTATTTTTTAAGCAGTTTGTTCACGGTGATGGTGTTTTTCACGTTTGCTATATTTGCCTTTCACCCTTCGCTCGCTGCTGAGAACATTTCACATGCTCAAACTGGAATGACTGTTTCTGGTGGAATCATTTATGTGTTTTCGTTCTTCTTCGTGCTTTACTCTATGGGTTCGTTTTTACAGAGTCGAAAAAAAGAATTTGGCCTGCTCGTTATGCAGGGGATGTCCTTGAGGCAAGTCCGTTCTATGGTGTTTCTTGAAAATATGCTGATTGGCTTCCTTGCAACTGTTGGAGGAATTGGCTTAGGTCTGCTGTTCGCGAAAGGTATTTTATTGACAGCTGAAACCGTCATAACAATAAAGACAGCACTGCCCTTTTATTTTCCGAGAGAGGCCATTGTAGTGACACTGCTTTCCTTTCTTTTGCTGTTCCTTGTCATTTCGTTTTCAATTACCCTTCTGCTTCGAAAAAGCAAGTTGCAACGTATGATCAAAGGTGATGTGCAATCGAAGGGAGAGCCAAAAGCATCAGTTTTTCTAGCTACCCTCGCCGTCCTTTTGCTTGCTGGTGGATATGTCGTTTCCGTCAATGTGCAAGGTGCCGTTGTGGTGTTGGCGCTCTTACCTGTTGTTCTTGTTGTGACCATAGGAACCTATTTATTTTTTACACAAGCCAGTGTCTTTTTGGTTCGCCTGTTAAAGCGTAGGAAATCGTTGTTTTGGAAAAAAACAACTATGCTTCTGTTTTCAGACTTGGCCTTTCGTATGAAGGACAATGCGCGGACTTTTTTCCTAGTCTCGATTATCTCAACAGTCGCTTTCTCTGCCATCGGCACACTATATGGCTTGCAGTCTTTGCTTTTAGGTGGAATTGAAGAGGATAACCCCTATACGTTTAATTATAAAGTGAACGGCGATATCAACAGCCCAACTGAGGATAATAACCTTGACCTGATTAAGAAAACTTTAGACAGATACAATATTCAAACAGAATCTGCATATGCACAATTGAATTATTATGAGCTAGATCTCAATAGGGCGATATTAATCATCCCGTTATCCGTGTACAATGAATTTGCTCAGCTTTCAGGACAATCACCTTTAACACTAGGTACAAACAAGGTGACGGTCGTAACGTATTATGACTCTCCGTCTCAAGGCATGCTTAGGTTTGCAGAGGATGATCTAGTGTCAAAGGTACAAGCATCAGTAATAGAACTGACCAACGGACAATCGCTCATGCCCGGTGATGAAACGGTCATTGCCTCTAAGGTGATTCCTGAAACGAATCCGTATTTTGTCGTTTCAGATGAGGCGTTTCAGCACCTTCCAACCCCTGTGCAGAGCAATGCGACGTATGTATGGAATACGACTGACGCTAAGAAACAGGATGTTATCCAAGTCGGTGGTGAGCTGAAAGAAAAGGTAGGACCACTAGATTTTGCTGCCGTCGACTATGAATTGTACGCCTTAGGCCAAACCTTTGGTCCCATATTGTTCGTAGGCTTGTTCATCGGCATTGTCTTTTTCGTTTCTGCTGGCAGCTTTCTGTACTTTAGACTATATACAGATCTGGACAGCGATAAAGAAAAGTTTAAGGCAATCGCAAAAATCGGCCTTACAAACAAGGAATTGAATAAAGTCATTACACGGCAAACGGCGATTCTTTTTTTTGCGCCCATTGCTGTTGCCCTCATTCATGGGGCGGTCGCCCTAACAGCGATGGCTAATGGATTTAAAGCGAATTTAACAGTGCAATCGGGAACAGTCCTTGTAGCTTTTCTTGTGATTCAAGTGATTTATTTTCTTATTGTCCGCTACTTGTATACGAGGCAAATTCAAGCTGCAGTGTAA
- a CDS encoding ABC transporter ATP-binding protein, protein MLQVNKVSKIYEGKVAYRALTDVDLTTEPGEFVGIMGPSGSGKTTLLNLIATIDEPTTGEILIGGENPHKLENEELAKFRRRELGFVFQDFNLLHTLTIEENIVLPLTLDGAKVREMKQKAESIAEKLGITDLMGKRIYEVSGGQAQRVAVARAMIHSPKLLLADEPTGNLDSKSSKTVMQMLSNINQTEKTTTMLVTHDPQAASYCDRVVFIRDGILFSEIHRGDNRQAFFQSILDTLSLMGGDGHDLSSIRV, encoded by the coding sequence ATGTTACAAGTAAACAAGGTAAGTAAGATATATGAAGGTAAAGTCGCCTACCGGGCGTTAACAGACGTTGATTTAACGACCGAGCCCGGAGAATTTGTCGGCATTATGGGACCATCAGGTAGTGGGAAAACGACATTGTTGAATCTGATTGCGACGATCGATGAACCGACCACTGGAGAGATTCTGATTGGTGGGGAGAATCCGCATAAATTAGAGAATGAGGAGTTGGCGAAGTTTCGTCGTCGTGAGCTTGGGTTTGTTTTCCAAGACTTTAATCTTCTTCATACCCTTACAATCGAAGAAAACATCGTCCTGCCTTTGACATTGGACGGTGCAAAGGTTCGCGAAATGAAGCAAAAGGCAGAGTCGATCGCAGAAAAGCTTGGCATTACTGACTTAATGGGCAAACGAATTTACGAGGTGTCGGGGGGACAAGCACAACGTGTGGCAGTGGCGAGAGCAATGATACATTCGCCAAAATTGCTTCTCGCAGATGAACCAACAGGCAACCTTGATTCAAAATCCTCCAAAACAGTCATGCAAATGCTATCCAATATTAATCAAACAGAGAAGACGACGACGATGCTCGTCACCCATGATCCACAAGCGGCAAGCTACTGCGATCGCGTCGTGTTTATACGCGATGGCATTTTGTTTTCAGAAATTCACCGGGGGGACAATCGCCAAGCCTTTTTCCAAAGCATTCTCGACACGTTGTCATTAATGGGGGGCGACGGTCATGACCTTTCGTCAATTCGCGTTTAA
- a CDS encoding sensor histidine kinase gives MKIFLKEHIFLVVLQVLQAVVFLYLYWMDGNTDSFAILNYAFLINVFFLGCYLVYRYASQKRYYERLSRPLETLEETFEQLDMAPVPEAFTKVLHSQYKLYQERLKRAEQQQKEHLKYIDMWVHHMKTPLSVIELTAEQLDEPESSNVREETDRMKIGLNKVLYMARLRTIDRDFAVAPVHVAGLVHDVNQEHKRYFIRHEVYPHFTASRPDIIVESDEKWLRFILSQLIENAVKYSAGKSNRVDIKLYENSNGAVLDVCDYGVGISKTDVRRVFDAFFTGENGRRFRESTGMGLFLSKQAALYLGHKLEVNTQQEKGTTFRIVFPTTQNLTSM, from the coding sequence GTGAAGATTTTCTTAAAGGAGCATATTTTTTTGGTTGTGCTTCAAGTGCTTCAAGCCGTGGTCTTTCTTTATTTGTATTGGATGGACGGGAATACAGATTCGTTTGCCATCCTCAATTATGCATTTCTGATCAATGTCTTTTTTTTAGGCTGTTACCTGGTGTATCGCTATGCCAGTCAAAAGCGGTATTATGAGCGATTAAGTCGTCCGTTAGAAACACTGGAGGAAACCTTTGAACAACTTGATATGGCACCCGTTCCAGAGGCATTTACTAAGGTTTTACATAGTCAATACAAGCTGTATCAGGAGCGGTTGAAACGTGCAGAGCAGCAACAAAAAGAGCACCTAAAATACATCGACATGTGGGTGCATCATATGAAAACGCCTTTGTCCGTTATTGAATTGACCGCAGAGCAATTGGACGAGCCGGAATCGTCGAATGTACGCGAGGAAACGGACCGGATGAAGATTGGGCTGAACAAGGTGCTTTACATGGCGAGGCTGCGGACGATAGATCGGGACTTTGCCGTTGCCCCAGTACATGTCGCCGGGCTCGTTCATGACGTGAATCAAGAGCACAAAAGGTATTTCATTCGCCACGAAGTATATCCCCATTTTACGGCATCACGTCCAGACATTATTGTCGAGTCAGATGAGAAGTGGCTCCGATTTATTTTGTCTCAGCTTATTGAAAATGCAGTCAAATACTCGGCAGGAAAAAGCAATCGAGTAGACATTAAATTGTATGAGAATAGCAATGGAGCGGTTTTGGACGTCTGCGACTACGGCGTAGGTATCTCAAAAACAGATGTAAGACGCGTATTTGATGCCTTTTTTACCGGCGAAAATGGGCGGCGATTTCGAGAGTCAACGGGGATGGGGTTGTTCCTCTCAAAGCAAGCAGCTCTATATTTAGGCCACAAATTAGAGGTCAATACACAACAAGAAAAAGGGACAACCTTTCGCATCGTCTTTCCTACTACGCAAAACCTTACATCGATGTAA